One window from the genome of Pseudomonas sp. L5B5 encodes:
- a CDS encoding glyoxalase superfamily protein, with the protein MISLEHAKQMAKRLRTALAAHDQSISHATALESVARQLGYKDWNTAAAALPHEQPQGVSFDKAIPILRMFDEAKAREFYLDFLGFAVEFEHRFEADLPLYLGISRNGLQLHLSEHHGDASPGATIFVPMHNIEQLRDELQAKRYGYGRPDIVEEDWGKILEVYDPFGNRIRFCQG; encoded by the coding sequence ATGATTTCCCTCGAACACGCCAAGCAAATGGCCAAGCGCCTGCGCACCGCGCTCGCCGCCCACGACCAGTCGATCAGCCACGCCACCGCGCTGGAAAGCGTGGCCCGGCAACTGGGCTACAAGGACTGGAACACCGCCGCCGCAGCCTTGCCCCACGAACAGCCCCAGGGGGTCAGCTTCGACAAGGCCATCCCGATCCTGCGGATGTTCGACGAAGCCAAGGCCCGCGAGTTCTATCTCGATTTCCTCGGGTTCGCCGTGGAGTTCGAACACCGCTTCGAAGCCGACCTGCCGCTGTACCTGGGCATCAGCCGCAATGGCCTGCAACTGCATCTGTCCGAGCACCACGGCGATGCCAGCCCCGGGGCGACGATCTTCGTGCCGATGCACAACATCGAACAGCTGCGCGATGAACTGCAAGCCAAGCGCTACGGCTACGGCCGCCCCGATATCGTCGAAGAAGACTGGGGCAAGATCCTGGAAGTCTACGACCCCTTCGGCAATCGCATCCGCTTCTGCCAGGGCTGA
- a CDS encoding OsmC family protein encodes MSEHLKSLFLSSQRFFTDNPGKAQATFSVASSGDGALHRRVKIREFVLDVDEPQNLGGTGQGPNPVEIALAALATCQEISYHLHAAALGIPLKEVTVTLEGKIDLRGFFAVDEQVRPGFTEIRGTVKFDSTASRDELIALKESVDHSCPVMDLFRNRTPVEILF; translated from the coding sequence ATGTCCGAACATCTTAAATCACTGTTTCTCTCGAGCCAGCGCTTTTTCACGGACAACCCGGGAAAGGCCCAGGCGACTTTTTCAGTGGCTAGCAGTGGCGACGGGGCGCTGCATCGCCGGGTTAAAATCCGCGAGTTCGTTCTGGATGTCGATGAGCCGCAAAACCTGGGGGGCACCGGTCAGGGCCCCAACCCCGTGGAGATTGCCCTCGCCGCGTTGGCAACCTGCCAGGAAATCAGTTATCACCTTCACGCGGCCGCCCTCGGGATCCCCCTCAAAGAGGTCACCGTAACCCTTGAAGGCAAGATCGATCTCAGGGGATTTTTCGCAGTCGATGAGCAAGTCCGTCCAGGTTTCACTGAGATACGGGGGACCGTCAAATTCGATAGCACGGCAAGCAGAGACGAGCTCATCGCCCTCAAGGAAAGCGTTGACCACTCTTGCCCGGTGATGGATCTCTTCAGAAACCGGACGCCTGTCGAAATCCTGTTCTAG